ACTACGGTTATTATTCTTTTGGAGCAAACGCATTAGTACATAATCTTGTTAAAATGCCTCAGTTTATCACTTATCTAAAGTTACGCACCTCATACAGTGAGGTAGGGAACTCCATTCCAAACCTGATATTTGCAGAAGTCGGTGTGAACCCAATTACCGGATCCACTATCCCTTCTCCTTACTCTTACTTTAAAAATCCGGTTCCGGAAGTATCGCGCTCGTTTGAGGCCGGATTCGATGCTTCATTCTTCTCTAATGCGTTGAACTGGGATTTAACTTTTTACAACACATTATTGGACAGAGCTTACCTGATTATAGATGAAGGAGGATATTCCAAACCAGTTAACACTGGGGTTATAAGAAACAGAGGAATTGAGACTACACTCTCATATGCAATGAATATTACTAAAAACTTTTTGTGGAAAACAGGTGTAAACTTCTCATACAATGCAAACAAGATACTTAAAACATACATTGATGAAGATGGCAAAGAAGGACTTATTCCTCAGTATCTTGACTTTACACGCAAATACCAACTCCGCTATAAAAAGGGAGGACAATATGGAGATATGTATGCAACCGACTTTTTGAGAGATGAAAACGGTAAAATAAAACTAACTGAAGCTGATGGTAAACCCATTCTTAATCCGATTAAGTACAGCACTTATGTTGGGAACATGAATCCAAAGTTTCAATTAGGTTGGAATAACACTTTTACCTATAAAAATTTCTCACTCTATTTCTTAATTGATGGAAAGATCGGAGGAAAAGCAGTTTCATTTACCGAAGCTAAGTTAGATTATCTTGGCCTGTCAAAACGCACCGGTGAAGCCAGAAATCTACAAGCAAAAAGCGGGCTAACCTATACAAACATCGATGGGGATACATATCCAGCAATGAAACTTGCTGACGGACAAATAACTCCTATCGAATTATATTACCAAACAATTGGCGGTGATATTGTTGCAACACAATACGTATACGATGCCACCAATTTCCGTTTGAGAGAGATGTCGCTGGGATATACGTTCAAGAAAGTTTTCGGTCCCATTAAGAGTTTATCGCTTTCGTTAATCGGCCGAAACTTATTCTTCTTGTACAACAAAGCCCCAATGGATCCAGAAACGTCTTTATCTACCCAAAACAGTTTGGGAAGCGTGGACATATTTAATCTGCCTACAACCCGTTCGTTAGGATTCTCTGCAACACTCTCGTTTTAATTGACTAAAATTCAAATACAATGAAAAGAAAAATAAATCTTATACTGATTTCCTCCGCCCTAACACTCGGATTATCATCCTGTCTTTTTCAGGACGACCTACCTGGTTCTGAATTAACTTCAAGCAGCAAAGAGGGAAGTTCAGTGGTATATGTAGGTAAAGCTGATACTATTAATTATAAACACCCTGCTAAAACTCAGGCCGGATTACAATCTGCATTGGCGGAAATGGAAAAAATCGCGCTTCTAGGACAGCTTAACACGGCTCAGTTTGCTATGAGAGGAGGTAAAGACGGTAATATACCTGGTCCTCACCAATACCAATTCCAATTCAGCCTTGAAATTGATAACTATGCTGGATATATGTGTCTACCACAACGGTTTGGCGGACGTATGCCTTCTACTTATTATAATTTCGATAATTTTAACGGAGGTGCTGCCGGATCTTTTATATCTATAAAAAATTCAATTGTGCCAATATTGAATCATCCGCAAATTGATTCTATTCCCGAAATCAAAGCATTCGCACTCTTGATTTACAGTTATAGCTCTCAAGAAATGACAGACATTTACGGGCCATTCCCTTATGCAGATTATAAAGCGAATAAGCAAACTGCACCTTTTACCTATAACTCAGTAGAGTCAATTTATAAAACAATCGTTAATAATTTAGATACCATCGTTGCATGCATCGACCATTTTGAATCTCAGCCTTCCTGGTATCAGGAAGCAGTTAAAGGGATATTGCAAACCAATGACTTAATAACAAGTTTTGAGAACAGGGATATTAAAAACTGGAAAAAGTTGGCAAACTCTCTAAAACTACGTATGGCGATGCATATTGTGAAGATTGACAGCAAACTGGCAAAAAAATGGGCAGAGGAGGCTGTACAATCCGGAGTGATAGACTCAAATGAGGCTCAGGCAAAACTCGATCCATTGACGTTTGGTTTTAGTCATCCCCTCGCAACGATTTCCAACATATGGAACGACACACGATTAAACGCATCTCTCGAGAGTATTATGAAGAGTCTGAACCATCCATATCTGGCTTTTATTTTTGATAAAAACACAGATCGGATTTATAATAAAAACGATGATAATAAATTCCTGGAAAAAGAATCTAAAATCGTTGGGCTTCGTTCCGGAATATTGATGCTGGAAGGGCAAAACTACGAAGCAAATTTCAGAGTTGCTTATTCAAGAGTAAATGAACTAAACATCAGCACAACTCCTCTTTATATTATGAAGTATGCAGAAGTGCTATTCCTAAG
The Bacteroides sedimenti genome window above contains:
- a CDS encoding SusD/RagB family nutrient-binding outer membrane lipoprotein yields the protein MKRKINLILISSALTLGLSSCLFQDDLPGSELTSSSKEGSSVVYVGKADTINYKHPAKTQAGLQSALAEMEKIALLGQLNTAQFAMRGGKDGNIPGPHQYQFQFSLEIDNYAGYMCLPQRFGGRMPSTYYNFDNFNGGAAGSFISIKNSIVPILNHPQIDSIPEIKAFALLIYSYSSQEMTDIYGPFPYADYKANKQTAPFTYNSVESIYKTIVNNLDTIVACIDHFESQPSWYQEAVKGILQTNDLITSFENRDIKNWKKLANSLKLRMAMHIVKIDSKLAKKWAEEAVQSGVIDSNEAQAKLDPLTFGFSHPLATISNIWNDTRLNASLESIMKSLNHPYLAFIFDKNTDRIYNKNDDNKFLEKESKIVGLRSGILMLEGQNYEANFRVAYSRVNELNISTTPLYIMKYAEVLFLRAEGALRGWNMGGSAQSFYEQGIKDAFVGEAFNDIYQNVQQQYMAQDKATDFTYEDPWNPRYNRPSLTKIGVKWNEGEDKETKLEKIITQKYIANFPYSFEAWTDLRRTGYPKIFPVLRDEGDGSIAAGDIIRRIPFPGTGQPSVQADVDKTGIPALGGPDKQGTRLWWDAAVGNF